The genomic segment GGCATCCAAGCACCAGCCTTTAGGGTCTGACAGAATGCGGCGGATGATTTCTCCCTCTTCATTGCTACTGTCACTAAGGTTAGCAAGGGACAAGTAAACCTGTTGGTTTAGCAGAGAAGGGTAAGTGAATTTGTGGCGTTTGGGATATTTTAGACGAATACAATCTTCCAGTAAGGCTGATAAACCTTCTGTGGTGAATAAGTTGGGATTGTCTTGGAGGAGTAGTTGGAAAACTGGTAGGGGAGACATAGCTATAAGGTTTACTCAGGATATTATTGACAGATGACTTGAACTATCTCAGGCAACCACCGCAGTTGAAAAACAGTTTGGTTTGAGCCTTTGGCAATTGCTGCTACCATCCGCCCCCATTGCTTACCTGACTCAGTAGGACGATATGGGATTTTCCGGTCATCTGTTCTATATTGCAAACCAGCATGAACCAGCCAGTTATTCACGGACACTGCACTCATCCCGACTACCTCGCCAATATCTGTAGGCTTAAGGTATGCATCATCGCTAACGTTGGTGCAAGCGATCGCACTTTTTAATTCATCAGCTGCTGGCTTCAGTGCCGGGTTGACAATAGTTGCGGCGTTAATGGCTAACTGCGCGGTGAGAGATTTTTCTAACCCTGCGAATTCACCTACTAGTAGAGCTAATTGTGCAGCTTCTTGAGATGGAGCTAATGTTTTTGGTGGTTCTTGCTCTTGTGCTGGCTTTGGCTCTACTTCACTGGAGAGTATCACCTTCATTAGGGTTCTGTTTGCCCAGACGCGAAATGGAATAGATACCCATTGGGCTAAATCGATTGCTACTTCTGCGTGTACCCAAGTCCCTTGAGTGCTTCCGTGTCCTGAAACTTCTATTATTAATGACGATATCGGAATTCCGATATCGTTAGAAAGCTCCTGCCAGTAAGCTTTTGTAGATTTTCTCTCTTTATAATGTCCCCAAAATTTTCCATTGGCCGCGCACATCTGGGTTGCATTTACATAACCCTTGGGTACTGTGTATTTAGCTATTTGACCGTCCTGGAGCATTTGGTTAATTTCTGAATCACGCCATTTGTGTGTCAGCATTATTAAGTAGCTCACTTCGTCATGAATGATTTAGACAAGCGATCGCTGTACCCCTGTTAAAGGGTGATCGCTTTTTACTGCTTTAGGTTGACGTAAACTATGGTAGCCGTTTAAGATTATCGTGTCAACTGTGGTTTCCAGCCAAAAAGAGATTATGTCGGTGGATATTAATGACGTGGTTTACATTCGATGGGATGCTGAAAAAATTGCCATTGTAAAAGAAGCGATGAAAAAAACCGATTCTGGAAGGGATGGGATGTCGGCAAGGGCTTTAGCACAAGCTTTACAGGGCAATGGTATTTCTTGCTCACATCAAAACCTTAATAAGCTATTTAGTGGAAAATATTCAATTATCTCTTTAGAAATAGCTCAAGGAATATGTGAAGTTTTATCTATTCCAGTTCAAGATATAGTGAAAATTTACAAATTCTCTGTCTATAAAGGTTGACGCGACAACCAAGGTAGTCTACAATGTTAATTGTGAGCAAGAAAAACGAGCGCAATACCTCACGACAAAATATAAAAGCGCTTACTGAAAGCAGACAAGCTAAATCAATCGCACTCAATCAATCAAAACTAAGAGCCAGCGGGATGAGCAGCCGCAGCCGTAAACTTGTAATGGCCAAGCCACCGCGAGATGATTCCGATGACCTACCATGTCTGAAAACTGGTTGTAAAAACTTCAATCTTCCCAGAATTAAGGCGATTGCATACTATTGAGTACGCAATCGCCTTTTCAATCAATTCTTATCACATGGCTGCACAGAGGATACAGTAATATCCCAATATCTTCTCTACAGCTTTGTGCTGTCTGGTGTTTTGATCATCAGTTAATACGCTTGACCCTTGAACACTTTTATGAGGCTTCGCCAATTCTAGATTGAGAGTGTTGTGCTTTCAGCACAACAAACTTACCAATAAAAATAGGGCGATCGCGCTGTCTGCAAAACTAGCGATCGCCCCTATGCCCCAACCATCTAAAGAAGAGGCAATTTCTAATGATGACACAACTTTCAGCCCCTGCGCCAACAAAAGATCCGCTAACCACACGCGATCGCCAAATCATTGCAACTATCGTCAATCAGTCGGACTACTCCAAAAACTGTAAGCCCGAAGATGTAGTGACTATTTGGATCAACAGTGATGATATTGTGTGGGTAAAAATGACCCACGGCTATGCTCGATACCACAAAGAACCCTTCAAACGCGCTGTAGCAGAGATAAAAGCGAGTCTTTCTGCTTCAGAAAAGCGCAATCATAAGGAAGAAAAGGAATTAAAACAAGCTTCTGAGAAAATAGGCTTGTTAGGTGATTGTGATTGGCTATCGTTGAGCGTCCAATACTATCCTGATAAAGTAATCGGTCACGCTGGTTGCTATATTTCCCACAAGGCTCGAATATTAACCCCACCGGCTGAATGGGACTTCACCCTGCCGAAGTGGAATATGCCTGCTGCCATCTGTCCAGACTGCAAAGGTCATGGGTGCGGTAACTGTGGATATCGCGGGACTCGTGCAGAAGACTTGTGCGAACCAGTAGACGGCTATCGTTTGATGTATGTAGGACGCACTGACCTTCAGACGGCTCACAACGTATATCTAGATGGTGAGTTCTTGGGAATTGTCTTCAAGGTCAGAAACGCTGATGAGTTATGGTCAAACGACCCCAAGACTTACTATTGGCGCTGTGGTGATGGAGTAGTGTATTGGAGCGTAAAAGAGGCTGTAGAGGGACTGTCCAGGGTAACTGCTCCGATTGAACTGCCGCAAGTTCGTCGGGAGTTGGAAGCGGCGTAAGAAAATCAGAAGGCGTGACCGAAATCTACATCGGTCGCGCCTGCTGATTCAAGAAGTCTACGGCTTCGCCAATGCGAAAGTGAGATGTGTTGGTATTGAACAATGAATCCTCAAGAAAATTCCGAATTACTTGCTGCCTTGATGCGCCAAGAGGAACGAACTCTTGCAGTTAGTCGCAGCAATCAATAAGCCAAAACTAGGATTGCACTCTGATGCAGGCAGTAGCAAAATCTATTGCAATCGTCACAATGGTTTACTGTGGTATACCCTAAACAACAGTGAAGCAAGTGCGATTACCCAAACTGCCTTAACTGGATATCTAAAAGAACTGAAATTCGAGAAGTGTGAGCGCAGAGGAAAGGAAGTTTACAAGTTGCTGATTACAATTCAAGCAGACAGACCCTATATATTAGAAAGTGGGCATGAGACTCACTTTGCTAAATCTGTATTAGCCGCGATCGCTACTCTTACTCCGCAACAGCTTTACTCTCCGATCACGCTACAGCCTACTCCGGGAACAACCGATGAAAGCGTCTTATTCTGTCGGGTGTGGGTTGGGTCTGAATTAGTTATGGCATCCTACAACGAGCAAACAGAGTGGCGAGAGGTCAGTAAACAGGCTTTAGCTGTAACGAAAGCTGCTCTTGAGATGGCGTTTTAACTCGTTGTAAACAGAGTTTGGGCAACTGTAATTAGAAGTTACTCAAACTTTGTCTACAGCTAACACATGCTGTCTACCTATCGACCAATAACAAGAAATGACAACAACAATCGTTCACCCTAGTATCGAAAACTTACAGCAGTTTTCTGACTCATTCGATATTGAGAAACTATTGCAATCTGAGGGAATTCTACCGTGGCTTTTAGCAAATGGCTGGAACTACGACAATGAATCTTGTTTGATTGCAAATATCGTTGATGAATCTACAAGTATTGATGAAGTTTGGGACTCCAAAGAGTTTGATTTTAATGCTCTGCCTGATGAATTAAAGGAAAAACTCAATCAAATATTCGAGCATTTCTATCTGTAATCGAATGTCACTCTCAATCAATAATTAACGTAAAGGTAACGAAAATGCAACCAACAATCACGCTTCCACGCGGCTACGGGATTCCAAAGTTTAATGTCGGACAACGCACAAAGCAGGGAAAAATAATCGGTATTGAAGTATTACCCCACGATAGCGTATTAGCTGAGAATTGCGGTAGTGGCTACCGTTATCTGGTCATGGTTTCTCGCTATACCAAAGAAGTTAAATATCTGGAATCAGATCAGATTACACCACTCTCACAGGCAGAAGTAGAAGCTGAAATCTTAGAAGAGGTTGATTACTATTTGACTCAGCTTGTATTACTGCAATCAGAATTAAAAGCTGACCTCAAGATTCAGACTCCATTCGGTCAAGTTAACCCACCAATTTCAACAACTAAACGTACTTCGGGTAGCGGTTCTAGATTGTCTAAACCAAAGAAACAAGAAGTTGCTGCTTGACGAAAAAAGAATCAGATTATTCATGAAAAACTCTACAGTCAGACTAATTAAATCTGACTGTAGAGAAAAATCGATTCCACAACAAATTATGGCACACTTCACTGCTAATAAGATGGAATTAAATTTGATTAAAGTTTACGACCCAACCCTGTTAAGCTCATCGAAAGTTTATCAAATCAACGGTACACTTTCTCGATATTTGGGTGACGAGGGTAGTATACAACATCCACAGTATGTATTTTTACCTCTGCCAAATCAAAAGAAGAAAGCCAGTTTTCGGCTAAATCGCAACAAACTTATGACTCGTTGTTATGAGGTCGAAGGTATGGTTTATGAAAAACCTATGGTGCAAGATAATTCGCAGCAACTTCAACTATTTTGAGCCATGTCAATACATAAACCACCAGTCATTAAAAGACCGATTAGGTTACAAAATAGCTCTACAAAAGTAATCTATAGAGCTACACCAAAGAGGGGAAAAGGGGAAAGGGTAAGGGGGAAAGGAAAGGAAAGGATAAAGAGCTTTTCCCCACAATGTATAAA from the Nostoc flagelliforme CCNUN1 genome contains:
- a CDS encoding KilA-N domain-containing protein; this encodes MLTHKWRDSEINQMLQDGQIAKYTVPKGYVNATQMCAANGKFWGHYKERKSTKAYWQELSNDIGIPISSLIIEVSGHGSTQGTWVHAEVAIDLAQWVSIPFRVWANRTLMKVILSSEVEPKPAQEQEPPKTLAPSQEAAQLALLVGEFAGLEKSLTAQLAINAATIVNPALKPAADELKSAIACTNVSDDAYLKPTDIGEVVGMSAVSVNNWLVHAGLQYRTDDRKIPYRPTESGKQWGRMVAAIAKGSNQTVFQLRWLPEIVQVICQ
- a CDS encoding helix-turn-helix domain-containing protein, producing MSTVVSSQKEIMSVDINDVVYIRWDAEKIAIVKEAMKKTDSGRDGMSARALAQALQGNGISCSHQNLNKLFSGKYSIISLEIAQGICEVLSIPVQDIVKIYKFSVYKG